CTCTTGTCGGAAACAATCCACCCTGCCTTTGCTGGAACAAATGGGGTGGAAATAGAAGAGGAAGATGGCCATGTTTGTGGGATTTGTCTACAGTATATGGAGAAAGGAGAGGAAGCAAGAGGCATGAGAGTGTGCGGCCATATGTTCCATGATTATTGCATTTTCGAGTGGGTTAAGAGGAAACCAAATTGCCCACTCTGTCGATGCCCAATCCTGGCAATCCATACTAACACCAAACACtaaatacatttaatatttacaattttgacTTTGTACCATCTCTGTGTTCCATTTCCTCTCGTTGGTTcacaaaatatattatcacaGAAAACTAGATTTCAACTTCAACGTTTTATGGAAAAGCCCAAATcctgatttaatttttaatattcagaaaaaaaaaaaagcatactTACATAAACATTTCAAGAGGAAAATGAATTTATGAAGATGGGGTGTGGCGGTGGGATGGCTTCTTAACATCAAAATTAGgatttatataaattgttagAATTTTCAGGATTTTTAAACAAAGTATCGttaactaaaatgaaatttaaaccgGATTATTTTACTTCCATCTAGTTTTACCATAAGTTAAAAAGTGGTAAAATAGCCTTTTAGCCCTCAATGTTTAaggttttttattaatttgatccttattctttaaaactaaaaattaaaaatattttttcatattatatcaaaaagtatattatttttataaaattcaaaatgtatgaaaaaaacctttaacattcaaaaataaaatataaaatattttttaaatcatttgattttttttttaaattattaaaaataaaaagtttcaaaaattcaaaaaatatattattaagaaGTGTTCATGAGCCGTGTAACCTAATTAGCCCAATCAGCTTGTCTAGTTTTAGGATGGACTTGGGCTTACATTTTTAAGGTTGGCTTCGATAACTTTGtcgttttattatttaaaataataaaaatataaaaatttatatcaatattaatttttataattaaatttaaatataatttgttattatttttaaacagtGAAATGGTCCATTTGGGCGAAAATGAACTTAAAGTTGGAAATTTTCTTAAATCCGGGCCTTGACCTAGCTTCACCCTTATCGCCTCTAATGGTAATAAGGTCTCTTcaaaaaatgatgttataataaacttgaatttaacaaaataattttaatgtgttaacagttggatataaaatttgaaatctaaaaaccaaaaattaatatgaaaaatcgAAAATCGAATCAAGCCAAACCGAATTATGATGGAaggttaataaattttaaaaaaaacctaccGAACCGAGCTAATATCATCTCTACACCCAAGTTCATGAGATTATTAGTAAGATTAaattttgatcacttaactttaaaaaattataaaatagccattaaactatttgaaagctttcatttaagtcattgaactatttgaaagtttttatttaagtcattgggttattatttaagaaaaaaaatctagctAGCGAACTCCAAGTGACGATTTGACAATCAATATGGTGGATTAATGCCCATTGGCGAGTAGAAAAATATGTtggaaaaatatggacatcacatatataataagaataatttactattttaaaagggtgttctaaattaaaattgatctaatttgTTAAGATTTATTGcgtttcaataattaaataaagtatgagcCGAATATAGTAGATAGTCTAATAACTAATTTCGATTGATAATGGGCTAACTAAAAATTCGGGTTAATGTGTAAAAGTTATATGTTAGGTTAGGTCCTCGAATTATATATTGGTAACTTTTCTACCATCTTTAGATAAAAGAGAGCTACATCCTCTAAAATATTTgtatgttaatttaaaaaatcaaaaccgtaaaattttaatactcaaaatatcaataaatttaaataattttattggacGGAGATGGTATTGATTTATTCACTCATGATATTATCGGATCGAATAGGTCAAAACCCGTTTCATCCTCCCTAACAAAAACTCAACTCTACCCATCCCCATCCATTTTGCATGATTTCATAACCTTATTTCCGGTTAAACAAAATTCAccctaaaatgaaattatttgtcTAGTTCAATAGTCAGAGCTTAACATTTTGGTCGTGCGTTCGAGCACCGTGGCCGGCATaggtttttcttttcgtttttgGTAGTTAAATCAGTAACAGTACTTCTATTTTctactttttctaaaaaaggaCCCCGAAAGTTTCAAGTTATACAAGTAGTAAAGAACAAGCATTGACACTCTTTGTTCTGGTTTTAATTCACTTCAGCtcctaattttcaagttttctGGAAAATCCAGGTGATTCTTTACTCCCTCTctttaagaaaagaaagattaatcttttatttagctttttttctaaatgttttcgtttttttttctaatagtATTTTTGTGCTTATGGAACTATTGGCTTTTTCTCCCTTTAATTTGATTCTAAACTTATCCCATCAAATGGGTTGTCTCAAATCCCATTCTATTAATCAAAATCTGCATacccttttttctattttagttcACCCATTTCCTCAAACAGTTGCTTTGCATTCTCATTGtgaatttccctttttttgtaTAAACTAGAAAATAACATTTTTGAAGATTTAGACATTTTTTATCTTAATCACGAACGGTATTGGtttttattgtttatgtagttatGTTACAAATGGTTTTGAAGTTTTCAGATTGttgaatatatttgtttgtttaattcGCCCTTTTTATATTAAGATTTGTTGCTAAAATGTTGTGATTTCTAGGACACTGCAGATTGGTAGAACCTAACCTAACCAAGGTGTACGAAGCGTTTGCATTTTTGGTTTAAGGAAGAATGAATAATGGAGCGGGAAGACGGATCAATGGTGGAGCGGAAGaggatgatgatgaagatgacgTGAATGGGGATCTTGATGCGTGGGAGAGAACTTACACTGATGAGAGGTCATGGGAATCTTTGCAAGAGGACGAATCGGGGATGCTTCGCCCCATTGACAACCAGGCCCTTTATCATTCACAGTATCGCCGGCGCCTTCGTTCCCTTTCGTCCACTGCTGCTCGGATACAAAAGGGTCTCATTCGTTATCTATACATTGTTATCGATCTTTCTCGGGTACCATTTTTCACCGCTTATTCACTGTAGTTTAAGATTTTGCTTGTTAGACTAAATATGCCGTTATTTGGTAAAGaccaacgattttggtctagaATACTTACTTCTGAAGCAGAACAATCAAGTTTGATAAGCAATCTTATCTAGGTTTGATTTGGTTACTTCTAGTAATTGAGTTTCACAATCATGAGTCTATGATATGTTTTCCCCATAACTTGATCACTCCTCTTTGTTCACATAGAGAAAAAGCCAAGAAGACTTTTTATGGTATTTTTTGTTGAAGTTTCTCATGGTAGTATTACTTGCATGTGTTAAACAATTTGATTTCCTTAAAGCGATACATTCCTATCAAAGTTCTTCACTTGAAAACCAATCCACTATCTGCTTTATGTCTCTGTAATATCTTATTTGGCAAGGttctatctatttttattttgtcttgATTGTTCGTCCTGCatcttaataaaatacaattgaTGTATATCCCCTTTAGGTAAATATGGTTGAGGTTTTCATAGAACTGGAACCCTTCATTGAACTTATTATATCACTTAAGCTTTGTTTGGTACGAAGGATGGAAAAGAGGTAGGATAGAAAATTTGTCAATCTAATGGTTAAGTTACAAAGTAGGAAAGTGATTGTGAATCTTGGCcttttgattaataaattttccATCTTCACTCTTTTCCATCCTCCATACCAAGCAAGGCTTTAAGGTCCAATGAAAATTTGTTATTCTGATCCAACCATTTAGAAGtaaaaaatagttgaaatttcTTGATTGTTTACATGAacaactgatttttttttttactgtatTTAGGCAGCTTCAGAGATGGATTTCCGACCAAGTCGAATTGCTGTCATTGCAAAACATGTTGAGACTTTCATCCGGGAGTTCTTTTACCAGAATCCTCTTAGTCAAGTTGGTATTGTGACTATAAAAGATGGGGTTGCTCACTGCTTAACAGATATTGGTGGTAGTCCCGAGTCTCATATCAACGCTTTGATGAAGAAGTTGGAATGTTCAGGTGATTCCTCCTTACAGAATGCATTGGATCTTGTAGATGGGTATCTGAATCAAATTCCATCGTATGGTCATCGTGAAGTTCTCATATTATATTCTGCTCTCAGTACTTGTGATCCTGGAGATATAATGGACACCATTCAGAAATGTAGGAAATCTAAAATAAGATGTTCAGTTATTGGCCTCGCTGCAGAAATGTTTATATGCAAACATCTTTGCCAGGAAACAGGAGGAACGTACTCTGTTGCACTGGATGAGGTAAGAGAGACAGTAGGCATTGATTGACCATATTAAACTGAACTGAtgtaaactcatgtttatatccAAGGGACCTTTGTCTTAGAAAAGCTACCCCTATATCTTCTAAAATGTTCTATATAGCACGTTGTTCTCgaaagttttctttctttgcatttgttgttttttattttgcttttggaAGGTGGGGAACTGGAGTTGTTGATTCTTTTTATGTATTTTCAGTCGACTTGTAAaagatggaaaatgaaaaatctcTCTTATGTGTTTTTCTTGTGCAGTCCCACTTTAAAGAGCTAATATTGGAACATGCACCACCACCACCGGCCATAGCGGAATTTGCAGTTGCTAATTTGATCAAGATGGGATTCCCACAAAGAGCAGCTGAGGGTTCTATATCGATTTGTTCATGTCATAAAGAAGCTAAGGTAGGTGCAGGTTACACTTGTCCAAGATGCAAAGCCCGTGCATGTGAGCTTCCTACCGAATGCTGTGTCTGCGGGTTGACACTCGTGTCTTCACCCCATTTGGCTAGATCATATCATCATCTCTTTCCAATAGCACCATTTGACGAGGTGACCTCATCTCATTTAAACAATCCAAACTGCAAACTGCAAAGAAATTGTTTCGGGTGCCAACAAAGCCTCCTTGATCCAGGTAAGTGGTGATAAGGAATGAGTACGTGCTGGTTTTATAATACTAATCTGCTTTGACATTTTATTAAATGCTAAAAGTATTGAAATTGCATGTGTGATAGTGTATGTTACATTTTAAGGTAGACTGCATGAACTAACCAAACTAAATCACGGATTATGCAGTTATGTTTGTTTGACCTTTATGTCATTGTTCTTTCCTCCtgtctttgattttatttgagaATTGTCCTTCTTGATGCTTGCCAGTTTTTGGTCTCAGGAAACAAACCCGGGCCTGCCGTTGTGTGCCCGAAGTGCAAACGGTACTTCTGCCTGGATTGTGACATTTACATTCATGAGAGTTTGCACAATTGTCCCGGTTGTGACAGCTTGAGGCATTCCTAGGCAGTCATTGCAAATGAAGGCTAGGAATTACTTTTGCTGTGGAAACTCAATGATGTCATATGCTACTTTCTATTTCCGAATTTTACAAGTTTGAGAGTCGGATTTTATTCCTTTTGTGACATATCATATAGATAACTTTGCTACATGATTTTCATTTGCTGAAAATTCTACATTTCCCATGTTTTAATAGAATGCGACCTGCTGATATGCATCAACTACTGCTAGTGACAACCCTGTTGTGATGCATCGAAATTAGATGGAATATGCAGAGACAACAGACATGCACGTACAAGGTCAccatttaagaaaagaaatcaGCAGTAGCCAATTTTTCAAGACCGTACAACATCTTCCTTGCAGTCAAATTTCTTCGTCAGTGATCATAAAATTAATACGTTGATTAAAGGAGCTATGAAATGGTAATGCAGTGATCATGGAACCTATAACGAACTAGAAGAAGTCTAATGCCCTATACTTGTCACGAGATTAGAACTTTAGTCTTGTAGTCCGTGTGCCTTTAGGtaattttttgagtttaaatccGCCTAAGTTAGTCTAACTCTCGCAAAGTCATTGAATATAAATTGGAAGCAATTCAAAGACAAAAGAACAATGAGAGGATAGAAAAGTTACAAGAAAGCAAAAACGCatcaagtgtttgagtaaatgctctcaatagtattcaattactttataattgagtgattacaaatgaggggagggcccttatttatagttgagttcTCTCAGATTCAATGGTACAGTTTACTTTAAATCTATGGTCGAGATTAAAAtctatctactatttttattcttaatggATTTACACAATCCTTTAAGATTACATAATcaaatcttctaagattacacATCTT
The window above is part of the Gossypium raimondii isolate GPD5lz chromosome 9, ASM2569854v1, whole genome shotgun sequence genome. Proteins encoded here:
- the LOC105799309 gene encoding general transcription factor IIH subunit 2 isoform X1, which produces MNNGAGRRINGGAEEDDDEDDVNGDLDAWERTYTDERSWESLQEDESGMLRPIDNQALYHSQYRRRLRSLSSTAARIQKGLIRYLYIVIDLSRAASEMDFRPSRIAVIAKHVETFIREFFYQNPLSQVGIVTIKDGVAHCLTDIGGSPESHINALMKKLECSGDSSLQNALDLVDGYLNQIPSYGHREVLILYSALSTCDPGDIMDTIQKCRKSKIRCSVIGLAAEMFICKHLCQETGGTYSVALDESHFKELILEHAPPPPAIAEFAVANLIKMGFPQRAAEGSISICSCHKEAKVGAGYTCPRCKARACELPTECCVCGLTLVSSPHLARSYHHLFPIAPFDEVTSSHLNNPNCKLQRNCFGCQQSLLDPGNKPGPAVVCPKCKRYFCLDCDIYIHESLHNCPGCDSLRHS
- the LOC105799309 gene encoding general transcription factor IIH subunit 2 isoform X2 — encoded protein: MNNGAGRRINGGAEEDDDEDDVNGDLDAWERTYTDERSWESLQEDESGMLRPIDNQALYHSQYRRRLRSLSSTAARIQKGLIRYLYIVIDLSRAASEMDFRPSRIAVIAKHVETFIREFFYQNPLSQVGIVTIKDGVAHCLTDIGGSPESHINALMKKLECSGDSSLQNALDLVDGYLNQIPSYGHREVLILYSALSTCDPGDIMDTIQKCRKSKIRCSVIGLAAEMFICKHLCQETGGTYSVALDESHFKELILEHAPPPPAIAEFAVANLIKMGFPQRAAEGSISICSCHKEAKVGAGYTCPRCKARACELPTECCVCGLTLVSSPHLARSYHHLFPIAPFDEVTSSHLNNPNCKLQRNCFGCQQSLLDPVFGLRKQTRACRCVPEVQTVLLPGL
- the LOC105797675 gene encoding E3 ubiquitin-protein ligase EL5 gives rise to the protein MDRVKQIASLEAETLNRLSNWGRYSTSDDPTRTGKVEFMRCDDMRTEVAMRRARETNRDLETTLMEVQLEVNIELAKLLSETIHPAFAGTNGVEIEEEDGHVCGICLQYMEKGEEARGMRVCGHMFHDYCIFEWVKRKPNCPLCRCPILAIHTNTKH